In Columba livia isolate bColLiv1 breed racing homer chromosome 25, bColLiv1.pat.W.v2, whole genome shotgun sequence, the following proteins share a genomic window:
- the STAR gene encoding steroidogenic acute regulatory protein, mitochondrial — translation MLPATFKLCAATSYRHLRNMTGLRRQAAVAISQELSRLARRGAGPGAWIHQVRRRSSLLGSRLEESPFSEMEMSYIRQGEEALQKSLSILGDQDGWKTETVVDNGDKVLSKVLPDVGKVFRLEVVVDQPLDTVYGELVDNMEQMGDWNPSVKEIKILQKIGKDTVITHEKAAATPGNIVGPRDFVSVRCSKRRGSTCVLAGMATQYGAMPEQEGFIRAENGPTCMILRPLPGSPSQTRLTWLLSIDLKGWLPKSIINQVLSQTQVDFANHLRQRLARTATC, via the exons ATGCTGCCCGCCACCTTCAAGCTCTGCGCCGCCACCTCCTACCGGCACCTGCGCAACATGACGG GTCTGAGACGGCAAGCGGCCGTTGCCATCAGCCAGGAGCTGAGCAGGCTCGCCCGCCGCGGCGCCGGCCCCGGCGCCTGGATTCACCAGGTCCGCAGGAGGAGCTCCTTGCTCG GCTCGAGGCTGGAGGAGTCGCCCTTCAGCGAGATGGAGATGTCGTACATCAGGCAAGGGGAGGAAGCCCTCCAGAAATCGCTCAGCATCCTCGGGGACCAGGATGGCTGGAAGACGGAGACGGTGGTG gacaATGGAGACAAAGTGCTGAGCAAGGTGCTCCCGGACGTGGGCAAGGTGTTCCggctggaggtggtggtggACCAGCCCCTGGACACGGTGTACGGGGAGCTGGTGGACAACATGGAGCAGATGGGAGACTGGAACCCCAGCGTCAAAGAGATCAAG ATTCTCCAGAAGATCGGGAAGGACACGGTGATCACGCACGAGAAGGCGGCCGCCACCCCCGGGAACATCGTGGGGCCGCGGGACTTTGTGAGCGTGCGCTGCTCCAAGAGACGCGGCTCCACCTGCGTCCTGGCCGGCATGGCCACCCAGTACGGAGCGATGCCGGAGCAGGAGGGCTTTATAAG AGCTGAGAACGGCCCCACGTGCATGATCCTGCGCCCGCTGCCCGGCAGCCCCTCGCAGACCCGGCTCACCTGGCTGCTCAGCATCGACCTGAAG ggctggctgcccAAGAGCATCATCAACCAGGTGCTGTCCCAGACGCAGGTCGACTTCGCCAACCACCTCCGGCAGCGCCTGGCGCGGACCGCGACCTGCTGA